In Thermus antranikianii DSM 12462, one DNA window encodes the following:
- a CDS encoding dihydroorotate dehydrogenase-like protein: MDLSTTYMGLKLEHPLVASASPLTERLDGFLRLEDGGAAAIVMHSLFEEQVTLEEEMLDHYLHYGHESYAEALSYFPRAHEYRLTPERHLDLLARAKERVSIPIIASLNGISRGGWVEYAKLLEEAGADAIELNLYYIPTDPALSGAEVEAMYLDTIRAVVESVGIPVAVKVGHAFTAFAHFAKQVEATGARALVLFNRFYQPDLDLETLSVVPTLSLSRPYEALLRIHWIALLYGRVGLELALTGGVHSGKEAAKGLLAGAQVVMMTSAVLEKGPGHFRTVLEELKAFMEEKEYASVEEMRGVMSYLKVAEPAALERANYLKVLGSYRLLP, from the coding sequence ATGGACCTCAGCACCACCTACATGGGATTGAAGCTGGAGCATCCCTTGGTGGCCTCGGCCTCACCCCTTACGGAGCGTCTGGACGGGTTTCTCCGCCTGGAGGATGGGGGTGCGGCGGCCATCGTGATGCACTCCCTCTTTGAGGAGCAGGTGACCCTCGAGGAGGAGATGCTGGACCATTACCTGCACTACGGCCACGAAAGCTACGCCGAGGCCCTTTCCTACTTTCCCCGGGCCCACGAGTACCGCCTGACCCCTGAGCGCCACCTGGACCTTCTTGCCCGGGCCAAGGAACGGGTTTCCATCCCCATCATCGCCAGCTTGAACGGCATCAGCCGGGGGGGCTGGGTGGAGTACGCCAAGCTTCTGGAGGAGGCAGGGGCCGACGCTATAGAGCTTAACCTCTACTACATCCCCACCGACCCTGCCCTTTCCGGGGCGGAGGTGGAGGCCATGTACCTGGATACCATCCGGGCGGTGGTGGAAAGCGTGGGGATCCCTGTGGCGGTCAAGGTGGGGCACGCCTTCACCGCCTTCGCCCACTTCGCCAAACAGGTGGAGGCCACAGGGGCCCGGGCCTTGGTCCTCTTCAACCGTTTCTACCAGCCCGACTTGGACCTGGAGACCCTTTCCGTGGTGCCTACCTTAAGCCTTTCGCGTCCCTACGAGGCCCTTTTGCGCATCCACTGGATCGCCCTCCTCTACGGCCGGGTCGGCCTGGAGCTGGCCTTGACGGGGGGTGTGCATTCGGGGAAGGAGGCGGCCAAGGGGCTTCTGGCCGGGGCCCAGGTGGTGATGATGACCTCGGCCGTCCTGGAAAAGGGGCCCGGGCACTTCCGCACCGTACTGGAGGAACTCAAGGCCTTTATGGAGGAAAAGGAGTACGCAAGCGTGGAGGAGATGCGGGGGGTGATGAGCTACCTGAAGGTGGCGGAACCCGCCGCCCTGGAAAGGGCCAACTACCTCAAGGTTCTGGGCTCGTATCGCCTTCTTCCCTGA
- the polX gene encoding DNA polymerase/3'-5' exonuclease PolX, with product MRNQELARLFEEIGLMSEFLGDNPFRVRAYYQAARTLYDLDTPIEEVAKGGREALLALPGIGPDLAEKILEFLNTGEIRKHRELSERVPKGVLAVMEVPGVGPKTARQLYDELAIDSLEKLREALDRGDLLRLKGFGPKKAERIREGLALVQVAGKRRPLGAVLSLARNLLAAIRELPGVERAELCGSARRYKDTVGDLDYLVASERSEEVVRAFVRLPQVKEVYAQGKERATVFLKNGLQVDLRVVPPESWGSGLQYLTGSKEHSIRLRSLAQEKGLKLSEYGVFRGEARLAGETEEGVYEALGLPFIPPALREDHGEIEAALEGRLPRLLELSEVKGDLQVHSTYSDGQNSLEELWQAAKSLGYQYLGVTDHSPAVRVAGGPSPEEALRRIEAIRRFNETHGPPYLLAGAEVDIRPDGSLDYPEWVLRELDLVLISIHSSFKLSKTEQTKRILRALENPFVHVLAHPTARLIGRRAPVEADWEAVFKKAKERGVAVEIDGYYDRMDLPDDLARMAYGMGLWISLSTDAHQAEHLRFMELAVGTAQRAWIGPERVLNVLSYPELTAWLKGRRGL from the coding sequence ATGAGAAACCAGGAGCTGGCCCGCCTCTTTGAGGAGATCGGGCTCATGAGCGAGTTCTTGGGGGACAACCCCTTTAGGGTGCGGGCCTATTACCAGGCGGCTCGCACCCTGTACGACCTGGATACCCCCATTGAGGAGGTGGCCAAGGGAGGAAGGGAAGCCCTTCTGGCCCTTCCCGGGATCGGGCCCGATCTGGCGGAAAAGATCTTGGAGTTTCTCAATACCGGGGAGATTAGAAAGCACCGGGAGCTTTCGGAGCGGGTGCCAAAGGGGGTTTTGGCGGTGATGGAGGTGCCCGGGGTGGGACCCAAGACCGCCCGGCAGCTCTACGACGAGCTGGCCATCGACTCCCTGGAAAAGCTAAGGGAGGCCCTGGATAGGGGCGATCTCCTTCGCCTGAAGGGCTTTGGCCCAAAGAAGGCGGAGCGCATCCGGGAAGGTCTGGCCCTGGTGCAGGTGGCGGGCAAGCGAAGGCCCTTGGGGGCGGTGCTTTCCTTGGCGAGGAACCTCCTCGCTGCCATCCGGGAGCTGCCCGGGGTGGAGAGGGCGGAGCTTTGCGGGTCCGCCCGGCGGTATAAGGACACGGTGGGGGACTTGGACTACCTGGTGGCCAGCGAAAGAAGCGAGGAGGTGGTGAGGGCGTTCGTGAGGCTTCCCCAGGTGAAGGAGGTGTACGCCCAGGGCAAGGAGCGGGCCACGGTGTTTTTGAAAAACGGCCTCCAGGTGGACCTGAGGGTGGTGCCGCCCGAGAGTTGGGGCTCCGGGCTCCAGTACCTCACGGGGAGCAAGGAGCACTCCATCCGGCTTCGGAGCCTGGCCCAGGAAAAGGGTTTGAAGCTTTCCGAGTACGGGGTTTTTAGGGGCGAAGCGCGCCTGGCAGGGGAGACGGAGGAAGGGGTCTACGAGGCCCTGGGGCTACCCTTCATTCCCCCTGCCTTGCGGGAGGACCATGGGGAGATCGAGGCAGCCTTGGAGGGAAGGCTTCCCAGGCTTCTCGAGCTTTCCGAGGTGAAGGGAGACTTGCAGGTCCACTCCACGTACTCCGACGGGCAGAATAGCCTCGAGGAGCTCTGGCAGGCGGCCAAGTCCCTGGGCTACCAGTACCTGGGGGTCACCGACCACTCCCCGGCGGTGCGGGTGGCGGGAGGTCCTTCCCCCGAGGAGGCCCTGAGGCGCATAGAGGCCATCCGCCGCTTCAACGAAACCCATGGTCCTCCCTACCTGCTGGCGGGGGCCGAGGTGGACATCCGGCCCGATGGCTCCCTGGACTACCCGGAGTGGGTTTTGCGGGAGCTGGACCTGGTGCTCATCTCCATCCACTCAAGCTTTAAGCTTTCCAAGACCGAGCAGACCAAAAGGATCCTGCGCGCCCTGGAAAACCCCTTCGTGCACGTGCTGGCCCACCCCACGGCCCGGCTCATCGGGAGGCGGGCGCCCGTTGAGGCGGACTGGGAGGCGGTGTTTAAAAAGGCCAAGGAACGGGGCGTGGCGGTGGAGATCGATGGGTATTACGACCGCATGGACCTCCCGGATGATCTGGCCCGCATGGCCTACGGGATGGGCCTATGGATCAGCCTCTCCACCGATGCCCACCAGGCGGAGCACCTGCGCTTCATGGAGCTTGCGGTGGGCACGGCGCAGAGGGCCTGGATAGGACCTGAGCGCGTGCTCAACGTGCTCTCCTACCCGGAGCTTACCGCCTGGCTTAAAGGCCGGCGAGGCCTTTAG
- a CDS encoding electron transfer flavoprotein subunit alpha/FixB family protein, whose product MILVVLDHDGNKLRKASLEALTRARKLSEALGEGVAGVLLAEGQAPVEEARGYVETLYVAELGPYTAEKWAAGILEAAKKAGVKAIVAPSSRQSRTYMGRVAYALRAGLLEDTLESWVEGGEVYATRYAYLNRVTQKVKTAPPVVLTVKPNTTPLAEPLGQAGQVVALPIPPVPTVEVLERVQEEKKGVSLTEADVVVTGGRGMGGPEAFKQVEELAALLGGAVGATRAVVDAGWRPYSEQVGQTGKTVQPSLYIALGVSGAVQHLAGMNKSKYIVAVNKDPEAPIFKHADYGIVGDVHQVLPALIEAVKKLKD is encoded by the coding sequence ATGATCCTGGTGGTTCTGGACCACGATGGAAACAAGCTGAGGAAGGCAAGCCTCGAGGCCCTGACCCGGGCCCGGAAGCTCTCTGAGGCCTTAGGGGAAGGGGTGGCCGGGGTGCTCTTGGCGGAGGGCCAAGCCCCTGTGGAAGAAGCCCGAGGTTACGTGGAAACCCTTTATGTGGCGGAGCTCGGTCCCTACACCGCCGAGAAGTGGGCGGCGGGGATCTTGGAAGCTGCCAAGAAGGCCGGGGTAAAGGCCATCGTTGCCCCTTCCTCCCGGCAAAGCCGCACCTACATGGGCCGGGTGGCCTATGCCCTAAGGGCTGGGCTCCTGGAGGACACCCTGGAGTCGTGGGTGGAGGGAGGCGAGGTCTACGCCACCCGTTACGCCTACCTGAACCGGGTGACCCAGAAGGTGAAAACCGCTCCCCCAGTGGTCCTCACGGTGAAGCCCAACACCACTCCCCTCGCAGAACCCCTGGGCCAGGCGGGCCAGGTGGTGGCGCTTCCCATCCCCCCAGTCCCCACCGTGGAGGTGCTGGAGAGGGTGCAGGAGGAGAAAAAAGGCGTCTCCCTCACCGAAGCGGATGTGGTGGTCACGGGAGGCCGGGGCATGGGTGGCCCCGAGGCCTTCAAGCAAGTGGAGGAGCTTGCCGCCCTCCTGGGCGGGGCTGTGGGAGCCACCCGGGCGGTGGTGGATGCCGGCTGGCGTCCCTATAGCGAACAGGTGGGCCAGACGGGGAAGACCGTGCAACCCTCCCTGTACATTGCCCTGGGAGTTTCCGGGGCGGTCCAGCATCTGGCGGGGATGAACAAGAGCAAGTACATCGTGGCGGTGAACAAGGACCCCGAGGCCCCCATCTTCAAGCACGCCGACTACGGGATCGTGGGGGATGTGCACCAGGTGCTTCCCGCCTTGATCGAGGCGGTAAAGAAACTTAAGGACTAG
- a CDS encoding acyl-CoA carboxylase subunit beta, translating to MADNAKLILDELLAELEERRKRILLGGGEERIRKQHQQGKLTARERIDYLLDPGSFVELMPFAEHLETGLMEGIEAPADGVVTGYGTIGGRLVFVFSQDFTVLGGSLGKMHGRKIASLMDLAAKVGAPIIGLNDSAGARIQEGVDSLSGYGEVFYRNAIYSGVVPQISAILGPCAGGAVYSPAMTDFILMSRGTSYMFITGPEVIKSVTREEVSFEELGGADVHMEKSGVAHLEGRNDQEVLDLIKKLLSYLPQNSREKPPVVEPKDDPFRPTPEILDIVHPDAKRPYNMHQVIRTLLDDGEFLEIQPGFARNIIVGLGRLGGYPVGVVANNPRFMAGALDINASDKAARFIRTMDAFNIPILTLVDVTGFLPGVAQEHGGIIRHGAKMLFAYAEATVPKITLIARKAYGGAYLAMNSKDMGADVVLAWPTAAVAVMGAEGAANIIYRREIQSSPNPEETRRRKIEEYRRAFDNPWVAAGRGYIDDVIDPTHTRRILYQHLRMLWNKKEERPFKKHDNIPL from the coding sequence ATGGCCGATAACGCCAAGCTTATCCTGGATGAGCTACTGGCTGAGCTGGAGGAAAGGCGGAAAAGGATCCTTCTCGGCGGGGGAGAGGAACGCATCCGCAAGCAGCACCAGCAGGGAAAGCTCACCGCCCGGGAGCGAATAGACTACCTTTTGGACCCGGGAAGCTTTGTGGAACTCATGCCTTTCGCCGAGCACCTGGAAACCGGCCTCATGGAGGGGATTGAGGCTCCAGCCGACGGGGTGGTGACCGGCTACGGCACCATCGGGGGCCGTTTGGTCTTCGTCTTCAGCCAGGACTTCACTGTCCTAGGCGGCTCCTTGGGCAAGATGCATGGGCGCAAGATCGCAAGCCTCATGGACCTGGCGGCCAAGGTGGGGGCTCCCATCATCGGCCTTAACGACTCCGCCGGGGCCCGCATCCAGGAGGGAGTGGATAGCCTCTCCGGGTACGGGGAGGTCTTCTACCGCAACGCCATCTACTCCGGGGTGGTGCCCCAGATCTCCGCCATCCTGGGGCCCTGCGCCGGGGGAGCGGTCTATAGCCCTGCCATGACCGACTTCATCCTCATGAGCCGGGGGACCAGCTACATGTTCATCACCGGCCCCGAGGTGATCAAGAGCGTGACCCGGGAGGAGGTGAGCTTTGAGGAGTTGGGCGGGGCGGACGTGCACATGGAGAAAAGCGGGGTGGCCCACCTCGAGGGCCGAAACGACCAGGAGGTCCTGGACCTCATCAAGAAGCTTCTCTCTTACCTGCCCCAAAATAGCCGGGAAAAGCCCCCGGTGGTGGAACCCAAGGACGATCCCTTCCGCCCCACCCCGGAGATCCTGGACATCGTCCATCCCGATGCCAAAAGGCCTTACAACATGCACCAGGTGATCAGGACCCTCCTGGACGATGGGGAGTTTTTGGAAATCCAGCCTGGCTTCGCCAGGAACATCATCGTGGGCTTAGGCCGGCTTGGCGGCTACCCCGTGGGGGTGGTGGCCAACAATCCCCGCTTCATGGCCGGGGCCTTGGACATCAACGCTTCCGACAAGGCCGCCCGCTTCATCCGCACCATGGATGCCTTCAACATCCCCATCCTCACCCTGGTGGATGTCACCGGATTCCTGCCCGGGGTGGCCCAGGAGCACGGGGGCATCATCCGCCATGGGGCCAAGATGCTCTTCGCCTACGCCGAGGCCACGGTGCCCAAGATCACCCTCATCGCCCGCAAGGCCTACGGCGGAGCCTACCTGGCCATGAACTCCAAGGACATGGGGGCGGACGTGGTCCTGGCCTGGCCCACGGCGGCGGTGGCGGTGATGGGGGCGGAGGGGGCCGCCAACATCATCTACCGGCGGGAGATCCAATCCTCCCCCAACCCCGAGGAAACCCGCCGCCGCAAGATCGAGGAGTACCGCCGGGCCTTTGACAACCCCTGGGTGGCCGCGGGTAGGGGGTACATTGACGATGTCATCGACCCCACCCACACCCGCCGCATCCTCTACCAGCACCTAAGAATGCTCTGGAACAAGAAGGAGGAGCGCCCCTTTAAGAAGCACGACAACATACCCCTTTAA
- a CDS encoding helix-turn-helix transcriptional regulator, whose translation MVRVWLNLSLASLQEALAEALRTRGFHVEEHPYTAQVGLTEGVREVPPPPPLPAVVLLRNPEQAAQALKQGYRGYLYPDQGLEVLAKALNAVARGELWAERRMLAGLVGEPSPRFTQREKEVAALAAMGLSNKEIAKELGISERTVKAHLSAIFQKAGVKRRSQLAQIRFLS comes from the coding sequence ATGGTTCGGGTCTGGCTCAATCTTTCCCTGGCTTCCCTACAAGAAGCCTTGGCTGAGGCCCTTCGCACCCGGGGATTTCACGTGGAGGAACATCCCTACACCGCCCAGGTGGGCCTGACAGAGGGGGTAAGGGAAGTCCCTCCACCCCCACCCCTTCCGGCGGTGGTGCTCCTTCGGAACCCGGAGCAAGCGGCCCAGGCCCTCAAGCAAGGGTATAGAGGGTACCTCTACCCGGACCAAGGCCTCGAGGTCCTCGCCAAAGCCCTAAACGCCGTGGCTCGAGGCGAGCTCTGGGCCGAGCGCCGCATGCTGGCTGGCTTGGTAGGGGAACCCAGCCCCCGCTTTACCCAGCGGGAAAAGGAGGTGGCCGCCCTGGCCGCCATGGGCCTCAGCAACAAGGAGATCGCCAAAGAACTCGGCATCTCCGAGCGCACGGTAAAGGCCCACCTATCGGCCATCTTTCAGAAGGCCGGTGTGAAGCGGCGGAGCCAGCTGGCCCAGATCCGGTTCCTTTCCTAG
- a CDS encoding type-5 uracil-DNA glycosylase, producing the protein MDLSSWDAFKRELTACTRCPRLVAHREEVGRKKRRAFQDWTYWARPVPGFGDPQARLVLFGLAPGAHGSNRTGRPFTGDASGAFLYPLLYQAGLSSKPESEPHDDLRLYGTYLTAAVRCAPPENKPTREELLACSAWTRVELGLLREARVYLALGRIALEALLDHFGMKKTAHPFFHGAHYLLPDGRHLLASYHVSRQNTQTGRLTREMFLEILLKAKGLAGL; encoded by the coding sequence ATGGATCTTTCCTCATGGGATGCCTTCAAGCGGGAACTTACCGCCTGCACCCGCTGCCCGAGGCTGGTGGCCCACCGGGAAGAGGTGGGGCGGAAAAAGCGCCGCGCTTTCCAGGATTGGACCTACTGGGCCAGGCCCGTTCCCGGATTCGGGGACCCCCAGGCACGCCTGGTTCTCTTCGGCCTGGCCCCCGGGGCCCATGGTTCCAACCGCACGGGCCGGCCCTTCACCGGGGATGCCTCCGGAGCCTTCCTCTATCCCCTCCTCTACCAGGCGGGCCTCTCCAGCAAGCCGGAAAGCGAGCCCCACGACGACCTAAGGCTCTACGGAACCTACCTCACCGCCGCCGTGCGGTGCGCTCCCCCGGAGAACAAGCCCACCCGGGAAGAACTCCTGGCCTGTAGCGCCTGGACCCGGGTGGAGCTCGGGCTCCTTCGGGAGGCCAGGGTCTACCTGGCCTTGGGCCGCATCGCCCTCGAGGCCCTCCTGGACCACTTCGGCATGAAGAAGACCGCCCATCCCTTTTTCCACGGGGCCCACTACCTCCTGCCGGATGGCCGCCACCTCCTGGCCAGCTACCACGTTTCCCGACAGAACACCCAGACGGGCAGGCTCACCCGGGAGATGTTCCTGGAAATCCTACTAAAGGCTAAAGGCCTCGCCGGCCTTTAA
- a CDS encoding acyl-CoA dehydrogenase family protein, translating to MPIDFSLTEEQRQLQALARRFAKEVILPVAQEYDEKEEVPWPVIEKLHEVGLLNAIIPEEYGGMGLKMLDEVIVGEELAYACMGIYTIPMASDLGITPVLLAGNEEQKRRFLKPLTEKPALAAFALSEPGNGSDAAALKTRAVRQGDYYILNGTKMWISNGGEAEWVVVFATLNPELRHKGVVALVVEKGTPGFRAVKIHGKMGQRASGTYELIFEDVKVPVQNRLGEEGEGFKIAMNTLNKTRIPVAAGSVGVARRALDEAKKYAKEREAFGQPIANFQAIQFKLADMMIGIETARMYTYYAAWLADQGLPHAHASAIAKAYASEIAFEAANQAIQIHGGYGYVREFPVEKLLRDVKLNQIYEGTNEIQRLIIARHLLAE from the coding sequence ATGCCTATAGACTTCAGCCTCACCGAGGAACAACGGCAGCTCCAGGCCCTGGCCCGGCGCTTCGCCAAGGAGGTCATCCTCCCCGTGGCCCAGGAGTACGACGAGAAGGAAGAAGTGCCCTGGCCGGTCATAGAAAAGCTCCACGAGGTGGGCCTCCTGAACGCCATCATCCCCGAGGAGTACGGGGGAATGGGCCTCAAGATGCTGGACGAGGTCATCGTGGGGGAAGAGCTGGCCTACGCCTGCATGGGCATCTACACCATTCCCATGGCCAGCGATTTGGGGATCACTCCCGTGCTTCTAGCCGGCAATGAGGAGCAAAAGCGCCGCTTCCTCAAACCCCTTACCGAGAAACCCGCCCTGGCCGCCTTCGCCCTCAGCGAGCCGGGAAACGGCTCGGATGCCGCCGCCCTCAAGACCAGGGCAGTGCGCCAGGGGGATTACTACATCCTTAACGGCACCAAGATGTGGATCTCCAACGGGGGCGAGGCCGAGTGGGTGGTGGTCTTCGCCACCTTGAACCCCGAGCTACGCCACAAGGGGGTGGTGGCCCTGGTGGTGGAAAAGGGCACCCCGGGCTTCAGGGCCGTGAAGATCCACGGAAAGATGGGGCAAAGGGCCTCGGGAACCTACGAGCTCATATTTGAGGACGTCAAGGTACCCGTGCAAAACCGCCTGGGGGAGGAGGGAGAGGGGTTCAAGATCGCCATGAACACCCTCAACAAAACCCGCATCCCCGTGGCGGCGGGAAGCGTGGGAGTGGCGCGAAGGGCCCTAGACGAGGCCAAAAAGTACGCCAAGGAACGGGAGGCTTTCGGCCAGCCCATCGCCAACTTCCAGGCCATCCAGTTCAAGCTGGCGGACATGATGATCGGCATAGAAACCGCCCGCATGTACACCTACTACGCCGCCTGGCTCGCCGACCAGGGCCTGCCCCACGCCCACGCCAGCGCCATCGCCAAGGCCTATGCCTCGGAGATCGCCTTTGAAGCCGCCAACCAGGCCATCCAGATCCACGGGGGCTACGGGTACGTGCGGGAGTTCCCGGTGGAGAAGCTCTTGAGGGACGTGAAGCTCAACCAGATCTACGAGGGCACCAACGAGATCCAAAGGCTCATCATCGCCAGGCACCTCCTGGCGGAATAG
- a CDS encoding electron transfer flavoprotein subunit beta/FixA family protein, with product MKFVAVIRQVPDGESRLRIQGDRVDLSGATLILDQMDEYGVEEALRLKEKHGGEAIVVGFGPERTEEAIRTALAMGMDRGIHVVYEGYADPVTVAEALAPILKEESPTLILTGGQQADWDSQALGGALAEALGVPVVAWTTALELEGETARAKHDLDEGAEWVRVRLPAVFTTQQGLNEPRYPTLPGIMKAKKKEIKKVAFQGASRVEILQESIQEKTRLQKILDGKDPVAAAEELVRLLHEEAKVI from the coding sequence ATGAAGTTCGTGGCGGTCATCAGGCAGGTACCGGACGGGGAAAGCAGGCTGAGGATCCAGGGGGATCGGGTGGATCTTTCCGGGGCCACCCTGATCCTGGACCAGATGGACGAGTACGGGGTGGAGGAAGCCCTTCGCCTAAAGGAGAAGCACGGGGGCGAGGCCATCGTGGTGGGCTTCGGCCCCGAGCGCACGGAGGAGGCCATCCGCACCGCCTTGGCCATGGGGATGGACCGGGGTATCCACGTGGTTTACGAGGGCTATGCCGATCCCGTGACCGTGGCCGAGGCCCTGGCCCCCATCCTGAAGGAGGAATCCCCTACCCTCATCCTCACGGGCGGGCAACAGGCGGACTGGGATAGCCAGGCCCTGGGCGGGGCTCTGGCGGAAGCCCTGGGCGTGCCGGTGGTGGCCTGGACCACGGCCCTCGAGCTGGAAGGGGAAACCGCCAGGGCCAAGCACGACCTGGACGAGGGAGCGGAGTGGGTACGGGTACGGCTTCCTGCGGTCTTCACCACGCAACAAGGCCTGAACGAACCCCGCTACCCCACCCTGCCCGGCATCATGAAGGCCAAGAAGAAGGAGATCAAAAAGGTGGCCTTTCAGGGCGCAAGCCGGGTGGAAATCCTCCAGGAGAGCATCCAGGAGAAGACCCGGCTTCAGAAGATCCTGGACGGCAAGGATCCTGTGGCGGCAGCCGAGGAGCTGGTGCGGCTTCTGCACGAGGAAGCCAAGGTGATCTGA